The following nucleotide sequence is from Mangifera indica cultivar Alphonso chromosome 1, CATAS_Mindica_2.1, whole genome shotgun sequence.
CAGAAGAGACACCGCCGTGGCCATCAAAAACCGCAGCAAAGGAGAACCCATCAAGGCCATCGGATTGTATAACAAGATCATCCTCCATCTCTTCACGCAGGCCCTGCAAACTGGCGGAGCCCCATCGGATACCGGCAACGCCACTCAAAGAAGAGGTAGCGTCGATTGCAATCGCGGAGCAGTTGAGAGTTCTAACTCTTGTAGAAGCAATTAAAGCGTTTGTTTTGTTGGCTGGCTTGAAGTTAGAGTTGAAGTTGAGCTTGGATAAGAGAAAACTCTGCAAATACTGTTGGCTTAACAAAGCCATTAAGACAGAGTTTCAGTGAATTGGAACAGCAGTGAGTTGAGGGAGTTAAGAGAGAAGAGAAGTAGTGGTGGTGGTGAGTTGGATTAAAGAAGGATAAGAGAGACAGAAGGAAAGCCTTATAACGGATTTAACGgattattttctcatgattCGTGAGATTGGACTATGACTTTGTGTACTTCTCCTGTCTTAGTAAATCACTAATTTGTCATTAAAAACCTATAAATACAAACctcaaaactaatataaaaacagaaaagtctttttttttaacttctaaaataatttttacctgtgtaattaaattaaaaaatatctaaatgtatattacaatttattttaaataatttataaaaaaccgTTGtgttcttttttatcttttattggaTTACTCTCAAATTTTAGCAGTATTTTAGATATCTCTAGtactaaattataaatgatgatgatgtaTGTTTGATGTCTAGAACTTGCGATATAATTGTatgaattttgatatgaaattttttattttctttaatagtgtttttattgtgttttattaCATTTAGAGGGCTAAAAGTTGTGTACCCTCATTGTTAATTTAGTGAATTGTGTTTTTGGGAAATACCCCATGATTTTGCTTTTCTTATCAAAGAAATTTCATCTCAttcaatatatgattttttgCCTTTTggctttgtttgtttgtttttttttttttcccccttttaaTCTATGTGAATAGGCTATTCAACTATGGCTTTGTGATACATCTTCTGAAATGCGAAGATCCTGATAAAATGCCCATCATCAACCACATCAATCCCAGGAACAATTACATTTCCTTCCAAGTATTTCTCTCTCAAACCTCTGTCTTATATGCACATATATAACAAATTCATGGCAAACACAGAAGAAGTGTAAATGTGAAATAGATTAACAATATTGGCTTTTGTTTGCAGTGTGACAGCATGATAACAGCAGAAAAAGACATTAGAAAAGATGGAGATATAATATATGAAGAGTGTAGAGTCTGGGAGGGCAGAATCTCCATTGGTCAGTTGTATCTTCACAACCCAGATGGCTCAATGATTGAGATGAAAAATCTTGATTTATTGGGCATAAATAACATAAGAAATTGTGAACTATTATCAGCTCATGATTCCAACATCAATGTTAGTTGAGATTTGTAAAGAAAAAGGAATGaatttgtaaaatatgaaatatttctCAAGTGTGCTTGATATGTCACACTTTCTGTCGTGCATTTGGTTACACTACCCAAAAAGCACGCAAGTGTGATATGCTAAAATGAAAAAGGGAGCTATATTTTCTCCAGAAATCCTAGTATAATGATCCACTTAGAATTCAGGtaaaagaaatgaagaatatatttttatagatttCCCCCTTGTCTCTTTGAACCCTTCTATTTTCTTTAACTTTCTcgtgttttctcaaatttcctGATCAAACAAACACTACAAACCGTTCAAAACTAGGGAAATCAATGAAGATAATCCTGGGATAGTCAATAGACAATGGAAAAAACTCCTGCATTTGCATTgatgaaatttggaaaataagaGTATAAGAGAATCCATATGCAATGTTTCTCTACTTAGAGACTAATTTGAGGCATTCTATTGCCGTTAAGCTTAATATTGTATTTCCATGAcacaaaaatttcattattacctttcctaattaaagaatttttccTGCTAGACTAACCCACATTAATATCAGGAGAATAAAGGCTAAAAACCCATTCCATTAACAAATACTCTGCTCCCTCTTCATCTAGTCTTTTGCCTCTCAAATGTACATCACTATAATAATGTTCTTAGAGATACAAGAAGCTCTAGGGAAGAACATCAGTAAAAACATATAGATTAATAAATCCAAATCCCAACTATATTTAGACTACATGTAATTACCAAAGTCAGCCCTACTGCACAAACAACAATAGGAGAAATTTTTGCAAGACAGGCTTTGCATCTATCAGCTAGTTAGTGGGGAGATAACTTACCAAGACAATGATAAAAAATCAGTCCGACCCCTCTGAGAAGCAGCAATTGCAGGGAATTCACTCTCTTTCATATTACTGCAATCTTTGGGATCCAAAGGGCACAGacaaaataatcaatcaaaacatttttttcccAAGAGAAGGTCATATAAGGAATAGTATTATGCCCTTAATAAGcaattttttgtttgtatttcaTCCTGAGATTGGACAATCTTTTCAGCAAGGGAATTTTCTCATCATTCCTACCTAGTTTGTTTAAATAGAACACAACTTTTTTCAGAGTTGACATAACCTCCTCACTATCATtgccaaattctttttcttgaattcttaGAACCCTCTTGAGCATTTCCAGTAACTCAACCTCATCCTTCCCTAATCTTATCTGAATGGCAACCAAACAGTCAAGTGCCTCCCCTGCCATACCAATTAAATAACATAGGATGGACATATGAACAGAGTTAGGCAAGTTgagaaaatatatcataatacaGACACAGCAATATTAAAACAGAAAAGGCATACCAACAGGAAGAGAATCTTTTCCAAAGGCCTTCTCACGGGTGCGCAGAACCTCCAGCACTAGCTTTTCAGCTTCTTCAACCCGATTTAACCGGTAGAGAGTGACTCCAAGCTGCAACATTGGAAAAGTGATGGACTGATCATCAGGTCCAACAGTCTTCATCATGATCTCCAAACTTGTCCTAAGTAGTCGCTCAGCCTCCACAAAATTCTTTGATTGTGAATAGGAGGTTGCAAGATTTATAAGGTGTGTTACCGAACTGGGATGCTCCCTCCCCTTGTAATTCTCAGTAATCAGCAAGCATTCCTCTAGTAGCTCTCGACCTTCTTTTCCTCTGACAAGCAATACAACAAAAGCACTAAAACACTTAATTCTCATAAGCTTAGCAAAATGCAATAGTGAAAAACATAGTTGCTTAACATTGCAGTATGCAATCCAGAGTCATGAGAGTAAAATGACTTGTAAATGATAAGGTCAGCAGAGTAACCACAGGTCACCAGACAATGAAGTTACAAGTTTAACTCCAAACTTGAAAAGTCAGAAGGGATATTCATGAAAGATTTGACGAACCATCAAGGTAAAACATCAACTTCATTTAGCCAGCCCACCAATTCCTAGTGGATAATGCCAATTGCCAAGACAGACAATCTACCGACACATTATGAAGGTTGTCCCATTAGGAAACAAAACATATTATACAGCCAATGTGTGCTTATATTGGTCTGATCAGAATGCATTCATGTTCCCTATGTAAATCCAATCTTGCATCAGACATTACCTTCCAACCACATGAAGTAACTCCGCCAAATCAATCCTCATTTTCTCCATTATACTGTCATCCAAAGTCATATATTTTGAATCCTTAATGACCTGGAGACCTTTCTTGTACAGATCAATGGCTTCATCTGTATTCCCTGGCAAATTTACACACAAAGCGATACTTGAGCTTTGGTAACATGAATTTTGAGAGAGTGATAATactaatttatgaaataaaaacagTATAATGAATCTAAAATTCTAGAATAAAAGCTGTTACACATACAAATATTTctgcaatatatataaacacatcaAACAAGTTCTGTCCAAAAGTAGGAAATCCACCACATATGGAGAGAGCATAACCTTTTGCACAGTTTGCATGCGCTAGAGAACACATAGCCAATCCAACTCGTCCATCATGTTCCCCATATTTCTTTGTATAAATCTTTTGAATTCTGAAAAGCAAACATGGTAAATAGGAGAATTATCAAACCCAAATTCTGCAAAATCCAAAAATACACATGAAAAAGACAAACAACCTTATAAAAGCACTTTCTGCATCCACAGCTTTTCCTTCCTTAATCAAGAGATTACCAAGACCAAATAAAGGTAGTACCAAATCCTCACTTTCAGCACCTCTATTTGATTCCAATATGGTAATCACCCGATGGTAGATTTCTACTGCTTTTCTGACTCTTCCAACAGAGCCAAGAACTTTTGCTGTCCCCAATAATGGTGTGATAAGAAAAGTACTATCCTTCCCTATAAGGAAAACATCATTTTGAGGAAAACATTAATTTCTGGTTTGCTGCTTTTAGTGAATTACAAAAACAATAGAAGAAAACCCCAAAAATGCAACATTAGAGATAATGCACTAAAATTGGAAAAGAATGACAAATCAGCAGAGCAGCTTCACACTGGAAAGTGGAGGAAAACACATATTACTTGATCCAGTTTCTAGCCTATTTAGATATAGCATCTTAAGCAGCATAATTGCTAAAGTGTTCCTTGTGAAATTGCAATTTTGTACCCAAAGCAATCAAAAGTCCCAttttacgaaaaaaaaaaaaaagctccgAAAGAATTTACAGCCAGGTATGTATGACCCATCACATGAAGGACAAGTTGGCAATAAcgtgattttcaatttttgaatttgcGGTATGATCTTCCG
It contains:
- the LOC123227500 gene encoding nephrocystin-3; this encodes MAASFHLLSPSLSNFMKGQVGVRLYSEHCLNCITFFHNCRQKQNCNIKLYMVPGKAIAHHHWSRQFASIGSPETNVDVSSGVSDLDDFQRYKTLLEHSSSHLNGINDFERQLQELFEEVKTMIMMGNKNDAIDLLQANYEAVKEQINAGTKGIEEAAILDIIALGYMAIGDLNFVGYLLNMMSEVVDCLKNEEPLLDGILVHMGSMYSRLGKFEKSILVYRRVISILENIYGKDSTFLITPLLGTAKVLGSVGRVRKAVEIYHRVITILESNRGAESEDLVLPLFGLGNLLIKEGKAVDAESAFIRIQKIYTKKYGEHDGRVGLAMCSLAHANCAKGNTDEAIDLYKKGLQVIKDSKYMTLDDSIMEKMRIDLAELLHVVGRGKEGRELLEECLLITENYKGREHPSSVTHLINLATSYSQSKNFVEAERLLRTSLEIMMKTVGPDDQSITFPMLQLGVTLYRLNRVEEAEKLVLEVLRTREKAFGKDSLPVGEALDCLVAIQIRLGKDEVELLEMLKRVLRIQEKEFGNDSEEVMSTLKKVVFYLNKLGRNDEKIPLLKRLSNLRMKYKQKIAY